GAGCGCGGCCGGCGCCCACAGGCCGACCTGCGCATAGGTCGGCAGCAGGCCGATCGCGAAGGTCGACGCGCCCATGATCAGCAGCGTCCAGACGAGCGATGCCTTGCGTCCGTAGCGATCGCCGACGTGCCCAAACACGATCCCGCCGAGCGGCCGCGCGACGAAGCCGAGCGCGAACGCCGCGAATGCGGCGAGGCTGCCGGCGAGCGGCGATGCGCCGGGCGGGAAGAACACGTGGCCGAACACCAGCGCCGCGGCCGTGCCGTACACGAAGAAGTCGTACCACTCCATCGCGTTGCCGGCGACGGAGGCGATGACGATCCGGCGCAGTTGCCGGTCGGCGAGCGGCCGGACGGCGCTCGGGGATTGCACGGTGTCGGTCGGGTACATGGCGGAACTCTGAAGGGGGAGGCGGGCGCGTGCCGTCTTCGCGATGCATGCGGCACTGCGGGCTAGTGTTGTCGGCCCCGCCGGCCCCGGTCAAATCCGCAGAAAAAGGGGAGTGTCATCACTCCCGCAAATGATGGTCGGGGCGCGCGTGGCCGTGCCAGCGCGCGCCGGGCCCGTCACCGCTCGATCTGCCGGTTCCACCGCGTATCCCACTGCGCGCGGCGCGCATTGATCGCGGTCCAGTCGACCACCGTCACCTTGCGCACCAGGTCGTCGACGTTGCCGAGGCTCTGCTGCATCGGGGCCGGCATCTTCGCGAGGCGGTTGGTCGGAATCTGCTTGCCGGCCTCGGCCGCCTTTGTCTGCGCGGGCGCGGACAGCAGGAACTGCGCGAGCTTCTGCGCGAGTTGCGGATCGGGATTGTTCGCGACCACGCACAGGTCGACGAGCAGCAGCACCGGGCCTTCCTTCGGGTTCGCATACGCGACGGGGATGCCCTTGTCCTGAAGGTCGCCGACGCCGGTCGGCGTGAGCGGGAACAGGCCGGCCTCGCCGGTCTGCACCATCTCGGAGATCTTCGCCGAGTTCGGGATGTACTCGACGACGTTCGGCCCGACCGTGCTCGCCCACTTGCCGAAGCCGGGCTCGACGTTCTGCTCGTTGCCGCCGAGCAGCCGGTTGATCGCGAGGAAGCCGTGCAGCCCGAACGTGCTGCTCGACGCCGACTGGAACACGACCTTGCCCTTGTATTTCGGATCGGCGAAATCCATCCACGAGGTCGGCGGCGCCCAGCCTTTCTCGGCGAACAGCTTCTTGTTGTACGCGATGCCGGTCATCCCGAGCTGCACGCCCGCGCCGACGTCGTCCTTCATCCGCGCGAACGGGTACAGCTCCTTGAGCACCGGCGAATCGTCGAGCTTCTGGCACACGCCGAGGCTCACCGCGCGCGCCATCACGCCGTCGTCGAGGAACGCGACGTGGATCTGCGGCTTGTTGCGGTTCGCGAGCAGCTTCGCGAGCACGTCCGACGACGTGCCGGGCACGATCACCACCTTGACGTTGTTCGCCTTCTCGAAGTCGGGCAGCACCTGGCTCGTATAGGCCTTCTCCATCGGCCCGCCGTTCATGCCGACGTAGATCGTCTTCGTTTGCGCGAACGCGGGCGCGCCGGCGCCTGCGATGCAGAGGGCGGCGGCCGCCGCGATCGTTCCGAGCAGTTTCATCTTTGGGTTTCCTCTTGACGGAAAGGGGCGGTCGGCACGGCTTGCGGGAAGAAGCGGCCGATCGAGAATGCATCGAGTGGCGTCGCGGTTTCGCCGGTGGTGATGAGATCGGCGAGCACGTCGCCGACGCCCGGCGCGAGCAGGAAGCCGCCGCCGGAAAAGCCGAACGCATGCAGCAGATTCGGCGTGGTGCGGCTCGCGCCGATGATCGGGTTGTGGTCGGGTGTGCAGCCCTCGACGCCGCTCCACGTGCGGATCAGCAGTGCGTCGCGCAGCGCGGGCAACAGCGCGCACGCATCGCGCATCACCGCGCGCGTCGTATCGACCGACGGCTGGCCGAACTCGCCGTCGCCGCGGCCCCGGCCGCCGCCGATCACGCAGTTGCCGCGCGCGACCTGCCGCGCGTACACGCCGCCGCCATACACGCCGAGGTTGTGCGCGATGAACGGCGGCAGCGGCTCGGTCACCCACATGTTCGGGTAGATCGGCTCCATCGGTACGGCCTCGCCGAAGCGTTCGGCGATCGTGTTCGCCCATGCGCCCGCCGAATTGATCAGCCACGTCGCGGTGCGCGCGCGGCCACCCGCCTGCAAGTGAAAACGCGTGCCGTCGTGATGGACCGCGTCGACGGGCGTGTGCTCGAACACGTCCGCGCCCGCCGTGCGGGCCGCGCGCGCGAACGCGGGCGACACGATGCGCGGGTTCGCATGGCCGTCGGTCTCGCACAGCGAGCCGCCGAGCGCCGCGCGGCCGAGCCACGGGTAGCGGCGGCGGAACGCGTCGCCGCGCATCACCTGCAGCGGCAAGCCGTGTTCGCCGGCGAGCACGGCGTACGCGTCGAGCGCATCGAGATCGGCGTCGCTGCGTGCGAGTCGCAAGTGGCCGGACACGACGAATTCGCCATCGATGCGGATCAGCTCGGGCAGGCGATCCCA
This is a stretch of genomic DNA from Burkholderia cenocepacia. It encodes these proteins:
- a CDS encoding ABC transporter substrate-binding protein, translated to MKLLGTIAAAAALCIAGAGAPAFAQTKTIYVGMNGGPMEKAYTSQVLPDFEKANNVKVVIVPGTSSDVLAKLLANRNKPQIHVAFLDDGVMARAVSLGVCQKLDDSPVLKELYPFARMKDDVGAGVQLGMTGIAYNKKLFAEKGWAPPTSWMDFADPKYKGKVVFQSASSSTFGLHGFLAINRLLGGNEQNVEPGFGKWASTVGPNVVEYIPNSAKISEMVQTGEAGLFPLTPTGVGDLQDKGIPVAYANPKEGPVLLLVDLCVVANNPDPQLAQKLAQFLLSAPAQTKAAEAGKQIPTNRLAKMPAPMQQSLGNVDDLVRKVTVVDWTAINARRAQWDTRWNRQIER
- a CDS encoding NAD(P)/FAD-dependent oxidoreductase; this translates as MSEIRHYDVAIVGGGLVGASAALALTRRGLRVGLFERRDCGAQASGVNYGGVRCQGRPVEQLPLALRARRIWDRLPELIRIDGEFVVSGHLRLARSDADLDALDAYAVLAGEHGLPLQVMRGDAFRRRYPWLGRAALGGSLCETDGHANPRIVSPAFARAARTAGADVFEHTPVDAVHHDGTRFHLQAGGRARTATWLINSAGAWANTIAERFGEAVPMEPIYPNMWVTEPLPPFIAHNLGVYGGGVYARQVARGNCVIGGGRGRGDGEFGQPSVDTTRAVMRDACALLPALRDALLIRTWSGVEGCTPDHNPIIGASRTTPNLLHAFGFSGGGFLLAPGVGDVLADLITTGETATPLDAFSIGRFFPQAVPTAPFRQEETQR